One window of Catharus ustulatus isolate bCatUst1 chromosome 3, bCatUst1.pri.v2, whole genome shotgun sequence genomic DNA carries:
- the LOC116994621 gene encoding calpain-14-like — protein MPFLCLKKKKSPVPLGRSIFQKHTPPIQQNYQALLESCLKNKRLFTDDTFPAHISSIGTGALLKKLPRNLQWKRPHALHKSPVFYAANRKQLDLCQGLVENCWFLAALEALTFHQDILAAVVPQNQSFERKYAGIFHFRFWHFGEWIDVVVDDRLPVNEVGELLFVSSVYKNVFWGALLEKAYAKLYGSYEDLQIGQVSEALVDFTGGVNTRIKLAEAPPDLWAILTRATYSRSLMGCQTHLGTTKVLKNGLVAGHAYTVTGIRKVTCQYGPENLVRLRNPWGKIEWKGDWSDSSYKWELLSPKEKILLRKNKEDGEFWMSLRDFKIHFVDLVICKLTPDLMSREDGKKWMYSWKSGRWVKGSTAGGSLGFCNGNFWMNPQYWLNVLPVEDSKKSPSACNVVISLMQKHSTKHRNGAPHLFIGFLLYKVGLQYQESNRKLPPGFFTRHQPVNKHQVFLDEREVTCDFHLEPCVYVIVPCTLEPQQESEFILRVFSRKHILREMGGNTSFTLSKEIVDKYEGKIWEDFFTKHFEQNPEINAVQLQRILNNISWRNSQSFCLNFSLNSCQAILALLDLNATGTLSIQEFRVLWKRLLFYLEVFQKRDTNRSGKLDLVELQAAVQETGISLSNEVCNLMAIRYGDPGLQISFESFVCFMLRVEIMGEAFRNLTQDGKGIYLRESEWMMMTLYS, from the exons ATGCCTTTTCTgtgcctgaaaaaaaagaagtcaccTGTGCCTTTAGGCAGGAGTATCTTTCAAAAACACACCCCTCCCATCCAGCAGAACTACCAGGCTTTACTGGAGTCGTGCTTGAAGAACAAACGCTTGTTCACAGATGACACCTTCCCTGCTCACATCAGCTCTATTGGAACAGGAGCACTGCTAAAGAAACTGCCCCGAAATTTACAGTGGAAGAGGCCACAT GCTTTGCACAAAAGTCCTGTATTTTATGCTGCAAACAGAAAGCAGCTTGATCTCTGCCAAGGATTGGTAG AGAACTGCTGGTTCCTGGCGGCCCTGGAAGCCCTGACATTCCACCAGGACATCTTGGCTGCGGTTGTACCACAAAACCAGAGCTTTGAGAGGAAATATGCGGGCATTTTCCACTTCCGG TTCTGGCACTTTGGGGAATGGATTGACGTGGTGGTTGATGATCGCCTGCCGGTGAATGAGGTGGGGGAGCTGCTCTTTGTTTCCTCGGTCTATAAGAATGTGTTTTGGGGAGCCCTTCTGGAGAAGGCATATGCTAA ACTCTATGGCTCCTATGAAGATCTGCAGATTGGGCAAGTTTCAGAAGCCTTGGTGGATTTTACAGGGGGTGTCAATACAAGGATCAAGCTTGCAGAAGCTCCTCCTGATCTGTGGGCTATCCTGACAAGAGCCACCTACAGCAGATCTCTCATGGGCTGTCAGACACACTTAGGG ACAACAAAGGTCCTGAAGAATGGGCTTGTTGCTGGCCATGCCTACACAGTAACTGGTATTAGAAAG GTGACCTGTCAATATGGACCAGAAAACCTAGTGAGACTGAGAAATCCATGGGGAAAAATTGAGTGGAAAGGAGACTGGAGTGACAG CTCTTACAAGTGGGAACTGCTGAGCCCAAAGGAGAAGATTTTGCTGAGGAAAAATAAGGAGGATGGAGAATTCTG GATGTCTCTGCGAGATTTTAAGATTCATTTTGTAGATCTGGTGATCTGTAAATTAACTCCGGACCTGATGAGCCGGGAGGATGGGAAAAAGTGGATGTACTCGTGGAAGAGTGGGAGATGGGTTAAAGGAAGTACAGCAGGAGGAagtctgggattctgtaatG GCAACTTTTGGATGAACCCTCAGTACTGGCTGAATGTGTTGCCAGTTGAAGACAGTAAGAAGAGCCCAAGTGCGTGCAATGTGGTTATATCCCTCATGCAGAAACACAGCACCAAACACCGGAACGGAGCCCCTCATCTTTTCATTGGATTTTTACTCTATAAG gtGGGCCTACAG TACCAGGAGAGCAACAGAAAGCTGCCCCCAGGTTTCTTCACCCGACATCAGCCTGTGAACAAGCACCAGGTTTTCCTTGATGAGCGGGAAGTGACTTGTGACTTCCATCTGGAGCCTTGTGTCTATGTGATTGTCCCATGCACCCTGGAGCCTCAGCAGGAGTCTGAGTTCATCCTGCGGGTCTTCTCCAGGAAGCACATTCTTCG GGAAATGGGTGGGAACACAAGCTTCACCCTCTCTAAG GAAATTGTTGATAAGTATGAAGGCAAGATTTGGGAGGATTTCTTCACAAAGCATTTTGAACAG AATCCTGAAATAAATGCTGTTCAGCTCCAGAGGATCTTGAATAATATATCTTGGAGAA attCACAGAGTTTTTGCCTGAATTTCAGTCTGAATTCCTGCCAGGCTATCTTGGCACTCCTGGAT CTGAATGCCACTGGCACACTGAGTATCCAGGAATTCAGAGTCCTGTGGAAAAGACTGCTTTTCTATTTG GAAGTTTTTCAGAAGAGAGACACCAACAGATCAGGAAAGCTTGACCTTGTGGAACTGCAAGCAGCTGTACAGGAGACAG GCATTTCACTCAGCAATGAAGTCTGTAATTTGATGGCAATCAGATATGGTGACCCTGGCCTACAGATCAGTTTTGAGAGCTTTGTTTGCTTCATGCTTCGAGTGGAGATCATGGGAG AGGCCTTTCGTAACTTAACACAGGATGGCAAAGGGATATATCTCCGGGAATCTGAG TGGATGATGATGACACTTTATTCATGA